Proteins co-encoded in one Nicotiana sylvestris chromosome 7, ASM39365v2, whole genome shotgun sequence genomic window:
- the LOC104212572 gene encoding histidine kinase 2, whose amino-acid sequence MSFSALSGFALKLSRHFLKICRWILLKMSINCKLLGMNGSFSSSFRLKKAKESLQGPNCGWSWQRKLLFLWLIFFGIGFVWLVISLNGVVYSWKQEISEPNEDKSYFLLEHFNVTKQQIQALATLFFEKDQISSLKCSKGPGQEMPMSTTITCLLKVLGSENLKYEQQYEMAVENFQAKGQCPVPDEDALRNSDISLDDKSLPFVLHRLSSLVSADPQFFQKKASQIREVGNHNPDHCNSIAFCFTKLCWWVLLGIVVSWKMLQLCTKCGENQQHSFVQQQPLSQQLHPLQQLQQQQARISSRTGGKWRKKLLVIFVSAGVISAIWLYWYMNADIALRRKETLTSMCDERARMLQDQFNVSMNHVHALAILVSTFHHGKQPSAIDQKTFEEYTERTAFERPLTSGVAYALRVRHSEREEFEKLHGWTIKKMESEDQTLAQDYIPANLDPAPDQDEYAPVIFSQQTVSHIVSIDMMSGKEDRENILRARASGKGVLTSPFKLLKSNHLGVVLTFAVYNTHLPPYATPVQRINATVGYIGASYDVPSLVEKLLHQLASKQTIVVNVYDTTNKFAPIQMYGMDENDTGLLHVSNLDFGDPARKHEMHCRFKQKPSPPWTAIAASVGVLVITLLVGHIFHAAINRIVEVEGQYQEMMELKHRAEAADIAKSQFLATVSHEIRTPMNGVLGMLQMLMDTNLDPTQLDYAQTAHASGKDLISLINEVLDQAKIESGRLELEAVPFDLRAVLDNVSSLFSGRSHKKGIELAVYVSDLVPEVVIGDPGRFRQIITNLVGNSIKFTNDKGHIFVTVHLADEVSNPHDVTDEVLKQSLTIVQERSNASWNTLSGFPVVDRWQSWQKFDRLSSTEEEVGKIKLLVTIEDTGVGIPVKAQDLIFTPFMQADSSTSRTYGGTGIGLSISKRLVDLMGGEIGFFSEPGTGSTFSFTAAFARGEEGSLERKWQQYDPAVSEFRGLRALVIDDKSIRAEVTRYHLQRLGICVNITSTMRSACSYLSSYSNTSALGHLAVVFVDNDSWDKETSLTLCNMLKELRPNGSTTALGKHPKICLLCMSTMERDELKSAGIVDHVLAKPVRLSGLITCFQEAIGYQNKKQVTRGKPSTLGSLLTGKHILVVDDNAVNRRVAEGALKKYGAIVTCVDSGKAALAHLNPPHKFDACFMDLQMPEMDGFEATRQIRSLENIYNEKVDSGELLPSMSTKVAHWHTPILAMTADVIQATNEECMKCGMDDYVSKPFEEGQLYSAVARFFESG is encoded by the exons ATGAGCTTTTCTGCTTTAAGTGGCTTTGCTCTTAAGCTGTCAAGGCATTTTCTGAAGATATGTAGGTGGATTTTATTAAAGATGTCAATAAATTGCAAATTGTTGGGAATGAATGGAAGCTTCTCTTCAAGTTTTAGGCTGAAGAAAGCCAAAGAGTCTTTGCAAGGACCAAATTGTGGGTGGAGTTGGCAAAgaaagcttttgtttttgtgGCTCATTTTCTTTGGAATTGGATTTGTTTGGTTGGTTATTAGCTTAAATGGTGTGGTTTATAGTTGGAAGCAGGAGATTTCAGAACCAAATGAAGATAAATCTTATTTTCTTCTAGAACATTTCAATGTCACCAAGCAGCAAATTCAAGCTTTAGCTACCTTATTCTTTGAAAAAGATCAG ATTTCATCCTTGAAATGCTCAAAAGGTCCTGGGCAGGAAATGCCTATGAGTACTACCATTACTTGCCTTCTCAAGGTGCTAGGTTCAGAGAATCTGAAGTACGAGCAGCAATATGAGATGGCCGTAGAGAACTTTCAAGCAAAAGGCCAGTGCCCAGTTCCAGATGAGGATGCACTGAGAAATAGTGACATTTCACTAGATGACAAGTCGTTGCCATTTGTTTTGCATCGTTTATCTTCACTAGTCTCAGCAGACCCTCAGTTCTTTCAAAAG AAAGCATCACAAATAAGAGAAGTTGGGAATCATAACCCAGATCATTGTAATAGTATTGCCTTCTGTTTCACAAAACTATGCTGGTGGGTCCTTCTCGGGATTGTGGTCAGCTGGAAGATGCTTCAGTTGTGTACAAAATGTGGGGAAAATCAACAGCACAGCTTCGTTCAGCAGCAACCACTGTCTCAACAACTTCATCCGCTACAGCAGTTGCAGCAGCAGCAAGCTCGGATTTCCTCTCGAACTGGTGGGAAGTGGAGGAAAAAGCTTCTTGTTATCTTTGTCTCTGCTGGGGTGATCAGTGCCATCTGGTTGTATTGGTACATGAATGCAGACATTGCATTGAGAAGGAAAGAAACACTGACAAGCATGTGTGACGAACGAGCGCGAATGTTGCAGGACCAGTTCAACGTAAGCATGAACCATGTTCATGCATTGGCTATCCTTGTTTCCACATTTCACCACGGAAAGCAACCTTCTGCGATAGACCAG AAAACTTTTGAAGAATATACCGAGAGAACAGCTTTTGAGAGGCCACTTACAAGTGGTGTTGCCTATGCTTTAAGGGTTCGTCACTCAGAGAGAGAAGAGTTTGAGAAGCTGCATGGGTGGACAATCAAGAAAATGGAATCCGAGGACCAAACTTTAGCGCAAGATTATATCCCTGCAAACTTGGATCCTGCTCCTGATCAAGATGAATATGCACCTGTCATATTTTCACAACAAACAGTTTCCCATATCGTCTCGATTGATATGATGTCAGGAAAG GAAGACCGTGAGAACATTTTGCGAGCAAGGGCTTCTGGCAAGGGGGTTTTGACGTCACCCTTTAAGCTATTGAAATCCAATCACCTTGGTGTTGTTCTTACATTTGCGGTCTATAATACTCATCTCCCTCCTTATGCTACCCCAGTGCAACGCATCAATGCTACTGTTGG GTACATTGGTGCTTCCTACGATGTTCCATCATTAGTCGAAAAGCTTCTGCATCAGCTTGCAAGCAAGCAAACTATTGTGGTAAATGTTTATGATACAACTAACAAGTTCGCTCCAATTCAAATGTATGGCATGGATGAGAACGACACGGGATTACTGCATGTTAGCAACCTTGATTTTGGGGATCCAGCAAGGAAGCACGAGATGCATTGCAG GTTCAAGCAGAAACCTTCTCCACCCTGGACAGCAATAGCTGCATCTGTTGGCGTCCTCGTTATCACTCTGCTTGTTGGTCACATCTTCCATGCTGCCATCAACCGAATTGTTGAAGTTGAGGGTCAGTATCAGGAAATGATGGAACTCAAACATCGTGCTGAGGCTGCCGATATAGCAAAATCTCAG TTTCTTGCAACGGTTTCTCATGAAATCAGGACTCCAATGAATGGTGTTTTAG GCATGCTTCAAATGCTCATGGACACAAACCTTGACCCTACGCAACTGGATTATGCACAAACCGCTCATGCTAGTGGGAAAGATTTGATATCGTTGATTAATGAGGTTCTTGATCAGGCTAAGATTGAATCAGGAAGGCTTGAGCTGGAGGCTGTTCCTTTTGATCTCCGTGCTGTACTTGATAATGTTTCATCACTCTTCTCAGGAAGATCTCATAAAAAAGGGATTGAG TTGGCTGTTTATGTTTCTGATCTAGTCCCAGAAGTTGTTATCGGAGATCCAGGACGGTTCCGGCAGATAATTACAAATCTAGTTGGAAACTCAATTAAG TTCACAAATGACAAAGGGCACATATTTGTCACGGTACATTTAGCTGATGAAGTGAGCAACCCTCATGATGTGACGGATGAAGTCTTGAAACAAAGCTTAACCATTGTTCAAGAAAGGTCAAATGCATCTTGGAATACCTTAAGTGGGTTTCCTGTAGTTGACAGATGGCAAAGTTGGCAAAAGTTTGATAGGCTAAGCAGCACAGAGGAAGAAGTGGGAAAGATCAAGTTGTTAGTGACCATAGAAGATACTGGCGTGGGAATTCCTGTTAAAGCACAAGACCTTATTTTCACACCTTTTATGCAGGCTGACAGTTCAACATCTCGAACATATGGTGGAACAGGTATAGGATTGAGCATTAGCAAGCGTTTGGTGGACCTCATGGGGGGAGAAATCGGTTTTTTCAGTGAACCTGGCACAGGGAGTACATTTTCATTCACTGCTGCCTTTGCAAGAGGAGAAGAAGGTTCATTAGAACGTAAATGGCAACAGTACGATCCAGCTGTTTCAGAGTTTCGTGGTTTAAGAGCATTGGTAATTGATGATAAAAGCATTCGAGCAGAGGTCACAAGATACCATCTGCAGAGACTGGGAATATGCGTCAACATAACTTCAACGATGCGTTCGGCATGCTCATATCTCTCTAGTTACTCTAATACTAG TGCATTGGGACATTTAGCTGTGGTTTTTGTTGACAACGATAGTTGGGATAAGGAAACTTCTCTTACACTTTGTAATATGTTGAAAGAGCTCAGACCAAATGGCTCAACTACTGCTTTGGGAAAGCATCCAAAAATTTGTCTGTTATGTATGAGCACTATGGAGAGAGATGAGCTCAAATCAGCTGGAATTGTGGATCACGTGTTAGCAAAGCCTGTGCGATTGAGTGGGTTGATAACATGCTTTCAAGAAGCCATTGGCTACCAAAATAAGAAGCAAGTAACCCGAGGAAAACCTTCAACTCTTGGAAGTCTGCTGACGGGCAAGCATATATTGGTGGTAGACGATAATGCTGTAAACAGAAGAGTGGCAGAAGGTGCTCTAAAGAAGTACGGGGCGATAGTGACCTGTGTAGACAGTGGAAAGGCTGCTCTAGCACATCTTAATCCACCACACAAGTTTGATGCTTGTTTTATGGACCTCCAAATGCCTGAAATGGATGG GTTTGAAGCGACAAGACAAATACGCAGTCTAGAAAACATATACAACGAAAAAGTCGATTCTGGTGAGTTACTTCCCAGCATGTCTACTAAAGTGGCTCATTGGCACACCCCAATATTAGCAATGACAGCAGATGTAATTCAAGCAACAAATGAAGAGTGCATGAAGTGCGGGATGGATGATTATGTATCGAAACCGTTTGAAGAAGGACAACTTTATTCAGCAGTGGCACGCTTCTTTGAGTCAGGTTGA